A DNA window from Nitrospira sp. contains the following coding sequences:
- a CDS encoding Flagellin protein flaG (MaGe:77308337), whose product MITSVTGKADLLTTPARGGEPDHAAAKQPTAARTQSDTDNKPAAPIDRATLERAVAKVSEDIKAQDTNLKFEIDDSTDRVVVKVVEKDSGEVIRQFPPKEVLELAKFFNSSKGILLEEQA is encoded by the coding sequence ATGATTACATCAGTAACCGGCAAAGCAGATCTCCTGACCACACCCGCCCGCGGGGGTGAACCGGATCATGCAGCGGCCAAACAGCCGACTGCCGCACGGACGCAATCTGATACCGACAACAAGCCAGCCGCCCCGATCGATCGGGCAACCCTTGAACGGGCGGTGGCCAAGGTCAGCGAAGATATTAAGGCACAGGATACGAATCTGAAGTTCGAAATCGACGACTCGACCGATCGCGTGGTTGTAAAGGTCGTCGAGAAAGACTCCGGAGAGGTGATTCGCCAGTTTCCGCCGAAAGAAGTGCTTGAACTGGCGAAATTCTTCAATAGCTCAAAGGGCATCTTGCTCGAAGAGCAGGCCTGA
- a CDS encoding Flagellin (MaGe:77308338), producing the protein MALIINNNPASISAQRNLSVSTNQLGRSVERLSSGLRITRAADDAAGLGLSESLRAQIRSINQAVRNSSDGISLTQIADGAASTIGNLLSRLRELSSQSASGTVGNTERSYIDQEFVALRSEIDRIAQVTEFNGQALTSGSTISFSIAIGFRSGAGNAQTLDLNDITTSSLGISSVNVSTSANATSALANIDNAISAIATARAEYGSIQNRFEATIANLQVTSENLTAAESRIRDADVAYETAQFTKNQILVQTGISVLAQANNLPQQALALLQR; encoded by the coding sequence ATGGCATTAATTATTAACAACAACCCGGCATCGATTTCGGCCCAGCGAAATTTGTCGGTCAGCACCAACCAATTGGGGCGCTCGGTCGAGCGTCTCTCATCTGGCCTTCGGATCACGCGAGCTGCGGACGATGCCGCGGGACTCGGACTGTCCGAATCCTTGCGAGCGCAGATCCGCAGCATCAATCAAGCGGTCAGAAACTCGTCGGACGGCATCAGCTTGACGCAGATCGCCGACGGCGCGGCCTCGACCATCGGAAATCTTCTGTCCCGGCTCCGCGAATTGTCTTCGCAGTCGGCCAGCGGCACGGTCGGCAACACGGAACGGTCGTACATTGACCAGGAATTCGTGGCGTTGCGGTCGGAAATCGATCGTATCGCGCAAGTCACCGAATTCAACGGCCAGGCGCTGACCAGCGGCAGCACGATCAGTTTCTCCATCGCGATTGGCTTCCGGAGCGGAGCGGGCAATGCGCAAACTCTGGATTTGAACGACATCACGACATCGTCGCTGGGCATCAGTTCAGTGAACGTGTCGACGTCGGCGAATGCCACGAGTGCGCTGGCCAATATCGATAACGCGATCAGCGCGATCGCCACCGCCCGCGCTGAATATGGATCGATCCAGAATCGGTTCGAAGCGACCATTGCGAACCTGCAGGTCACGAGTGAAAACCTCACCGCCGCAGAATCCCGCATCCGCGACGCGGATGTGGCCTATGAAACGGCGCAATTCACGAAGAATCAGATCCTGGTGCAAACCGGCATCTCGGTGCTGGCTCAAGCCAACAACCTTCCGCAACAGGCCCTGGCCTTGCTGCAGAGGTAA
- a CDS encoding hypothetical protein (Evidence 5 : Unknown function; MaGe:77308339), with protein MMLRICARKDSDSPSPAASSAARVIRRPDERRSTERPNWLVLTDKFRWAEIDAGLLLIINAMDASSLPTAVLCVLRFRVHAEASYPAAPSARLHPLSEDTLKT; from the coding sequence TTGATGCTGCGGATCTGCGCTCGCAAGGATTCGGACAGTCCGAGTCCCGCGGCATCGTCCGCAGCTCGCGTGATCCGAAGGCCAGATGAGAGACGCTCGACCGAGCGCCCCAATTGGTTGGTGCTGACCGACAAATTTCGCTGGGCCGAAATCGATGCCGGGTTGTTGTTAATAATTAATGCCATGGATGCATCCTCCTTGCCGACTGCTGTGCTGTGCGTGCTTCGCTTCCGCGTCCATGCAGAAGCGTCTTACCCCGCTGCGCCTAGTGCGCGGTTGCATCCCTTATCGGAGGATACCCTTAAGACTTGA